The genomic stretch GCAGCATCGTGCGCTGGCGGAAAAGTTCGCGCTGGAAGGCGCGTGGCCGTCGGCAATCCGGCAACTGAAGGAAGCGCGCGACATCAAGTCCGTCGGCTACTACGACCTGGCGACCATCGACGCGCGCCTGCACGAGTTCGAGGCGCGCTACAAGGAAGAGCGCGAGGACGAAAAGAACAGCAGTTAGTGGTCGGCGGATGCCCCGGCTGCGCGGGCAGCGGGACTTGCGACGAATCCGAAGCGCCTTTCGACCTCGGACTTGCGCACAGACTCGAGTTTCAACGCGACGCCGTCGCGCCAGCGAAATTCGCCGCTTTGCCCGTCGGAGGCGAGGTCCGCATGTTCTGAGAACAGATCGAGATCGTGGTCGTGCAGGACGGCGACGCGTGCGGGCGTCGAGCGGTCCGTGAACAGAATGCCGCCTTCATCGTCGAGGTAGACAGCAGCCGGTTCGAAACCCAGGCTCGCCTGATCGGTGAGCGCGAGCGTGCCATTTGCGTGATCCGTGGCGAGCCGGACGACGAACGGCGTGTAGCCGAGTTCGACATACACACGCTGCGGCCCGTTCTGAAAGAACCATTGGCCGGCGTCGTCGGCCTCGTAGTTTCGGTTGATGAAGCCAAGCAGGGCGGTATGCCGGATCGGCTCGCCAGGTGTGCCCGCGGCCTGCGCGGCTTCGTCGCGCATGCGCCAGTTGCCGCGCCGGTCGAGCAGCAGCCAGCCGGTGCAATGCGGCACGTTCGGCCATTTGGCCAGTGCCTGCTTGACGATGTCATCCATGTTGCGTAAACGGGTCGAGATAGCCGAAGACGCGGCGCGAAAGCCAGTCGATCCGGCCGGGGAAGGGCCCCGTCATGAAGCCGACGTGCCCGCCGTGCGCCGGTTGATCGAGTTCCACCATCGATGATACCTCGCTGCGCGACGGCAGCACCGCGCCGGGGAGGAACGGGTCGTTGCGCGCATTGAGCACGAGCGTCGGCACGGTGATGGCGGGCAACAGCGGCCGTGTCGTCGCGCGGGTCCAGTAGTCGTCTGCATTGCGAAAGCCGTGCAGCGGGGCCGTTACCAAGTCGTCGAATTCATGCATCGTGCGGCTGGCAAGCACATCGTCCAGATCGAACAGGCCGGGATACTGCGTGAGCTTTTGCTGCGCCTTCAGCTTGAGGGTCTTCAGGAAGCTGCGCGTGTAGATCATACCGAGTCCCTGGGACAGCGCGCGGCCGCCCGCATGAACGTCGAGCGGCGCGGAAATCGCGGCTGCCGCGGCGATGATCGACGCGTCCTCGCGACGCTCGCCGAGCCAGCGCAGCAACACGTTTCCGCCCAGCGATACGCCCGCGGCCACGATCGGCCCGGTATGCAGTCCGCGCAGACGCCGCAGCACCCAGTCGACTTCGTTGCTGTCGGCAAGGTGATAGAAGCGCGGCAGCAGATTCATCGGCCCGCTGCAGCTGCGAAAGTGCGGCACGACGCCGTGCCAGCCTCGCGTATAAGCGGCCGCCATCAAGGTGCGCGCGTAATGCGAGTCCGAACTGCCTTCCAGTCCGTGAAACAGCACGAAGAGGGGCGCACCGGGCGCTGCACGATAGCCCGTGAGAGGATCGGGCGCGAGCCAGTCGAGGTCGATGAAGTCGCCATCGGGCGTATTCCAGCGCTCGCGCCGGTAGGTAACAATGGGGCGGCGGCCGAACAGCGCGGGAACGATGGTCTGGATGTGGCAGTTGGGGAGCCAGAGCGGTGCGCGGTAAATCATGTCGATGGCCGCTTCGACGGGTGTGCTGCCCACAGCAGCCTCCACCGCAGCCGCTGTTGCATCGAGGGCCGGTCTGGAAGCCGCTTTGTTGTCGTGGATCGTGCTCATGCCAACACCGGTATTCAGGCGAAGCCCCGAGCGGGAGCTATCCGTGCTTCTTGCAAGCAGGTCTCGCGGGACGCTTCAGTGCAGCGCGCCCTGACCATGTCTCATTTTGGCAGCAAACTGCGAGGCCGTTTCGTTCGGCATCGCACTCGCGTGGATATGCGCGATCTTCCATTCGCCACGCTCGTGAACCATCACGTAGGTGGTGAAGACCATCGACGGCACGGCGGCCGGGTCGGCGGGCCGGTGCGCTTCGGCAATCGCGTAGACCACGGTGCCCAGGCTATCG from Paraburkholderia phymatum STM815 encodes the following:
- a CDS encoding DUF2946 family protein; this encodes MDDIVKQALAKWPNVPHCTGWLLLDRRGNWRMRDEAAQAAGTPGEPIRHTALLGFINRNYEADDAGQWFFQNGPQRVYVELGYTPFVVRLATDHANGTLALTDQASLGFEPAAVYLDDEGGILFTDRSTPARVAVLHDHDLDLFSEHADLASDGQSGEFRWRDGVALKLESVRKSEVERRFGFVASPAARAAGASADH
- a CDS encoding hydrolase, which codes for MSTIHDNKAASRPALDATAAAVEAAVGSTPVEAAIDMIYRAPLWLPNCHIQTIVPALFGRRPIVTYRRERWNTPDGDFIDLDWLAPDPLTGYRAAPGAPLFVLFHGLEGSSDSHYARTLMAAAYTRGWHGVVPHFRSCSGPMNLLPRFYHLADSNEVDWVLRRLRGLHTGPIVAAGVSLGGNVLLRWLGERREDASIIAAAAAISAPLDVHAGGRALSQGLGMIYTRSFLKTLKLKAQQKLTQYPGLFDLDDVLASRTMHEFDDLVTAPLHGFRNADDYWTRATTRPLLPAITVPTLVLNARNDPFLPGAVLPSRSEVSSMVELDQPAHGGHVGFMTGPFPGRIDWLSRRVFGYLDPFTQHG